CAATGTTGatatttctgttcttttcctttttactCTGGatattttctcctatttttatGTCTGCAATCCTTCTAATACTTTTCGAAGTTTATTGTAGTGCTTTCCCTTTTTTGTGAATTCAGGAGTGTATGAATCGCTGCCAAATTTTAACCAGTCTTCTTTAAGCTAAAGTGGTTTCTAGTTATTactatattttcttattttgtatGCATAAAAAGTGTTTGGTGTGTTTGTGATATTCATCTTACTGaagtctctttttttcttctaattacCATATTACAATACAGCTGACAGGGGGATTGGATGCAGTTAAGAAGGCTCTTCAACGTGTTTCTCAACAGCTTTTAGAGAATCCGCCTCGTGGTCGTGACTCTTTTCCTGCAAACAAGCCTACTGGGCCATCGTCTCATCCATTTGGTGGTCCTCTTTCTAAATCTGAAGTGTATCCTCCATCAAACTATCGATTCCCTGCTCAAGGGCCTTATGCTGTGAGGCCACTTGATGGCGTAGACTACCCTTCATCACTTCCACAATCAATTCCTAAATTCCAGGACCATTTTATCCCAAGTCGAATGAAACCTATTCAGGAAATCTTAACCTTCCGGTTATTGTGTCTCAATGAGAAGGTTGGCAGTATAATAGGAAAAGGGGGAACTATAATTCAGGCACTTAAACTTGAAACAGGATGCGATGTTAAAATTCTTGAAGGTGTTCCTGATTTGGACGACCGAATTATTGTGATATCTGGTCCAGCGGTATGATTTTACTCATTCTATTAAGTATACGGGAGAGGGTTTCATACAATGCCAGATTGCAGTCTTGCACTAATAGGGGGACGGTGAAAAATTTGTCCAATAGGAGGGTGGCATTTATTGAGGTAAGAGGGTGTGGGTTCAATAAGTGGGGTGTGAGAGGGCGTGCACAAGAATCTGCACACTGGCATCGTGTACTTAATTTTTCCCTAAGTAAAATATATGTCTTAAAAACTGAGCACTAAAAGATATCCTAAGAATTTAGTagtattattttaatatttcttaTGGATTGTTTTTTTAATCCCCTTGCTGATTAAAAGATCAAATGATGTAGATTCCAGATGAAAGGATATCTGCTGCACAAGATGCAGTTCTGCGTGTCCAGGCAAGGATAGTTAGGGCTGTGCCTGATAGCAAGGAGAAAACTGTCTTAGCCCGGCTTCTTGTCTCCTCCAGTCAGGTTGGTTGCCTTCTTGGCAAGGGTGGTTCCATCATATCTGAAATGAGGAAGTTTTCTGGAGCTCAGATTCGCATATTAGGGAAGGATCAGGTCCCCAGTTGTGCTTcggaagatgaagaagtagtTCAGGTACATTGACTTTGCATCTTTGTGAATGACACGTATGAAAAGCTTGTGCctaccccccacccccccacccccaaaaataaaaagatctaaataccctttttcttctctcttcgccctcttttttttttttttttaattgcaaatTTAAGCTTCTTTGAGTTTTATGCTGTCAATGTTGACCTAGTGAAATTTGTACATTTAGGTGTTTGATCAAGTGAATATGCACTATTGCACTGTTGTTGACCTGTCATGCATGCATTGggtctttctttccttccaatATTTTACCAAATAATTTGTTCCCTATGGGCATATATCTAATGCCCACCATCTTATATTGGTGCCGTTTTCTGACAGATTACAGGGGAATTTGAAGGAGTTCAAGAGGCTCTTTTGCAGATAACTAGTAGGCTGAAACATCATCTCTTTCGTGATACTTTCCCTTCTATCAACCATCCTTCACATCCTGCCTTTCTGGATCAAGTACCTTCATTTTCTTCGTCTATGGAAAGGAGGGAACTTTCCCCTTCAAGAATGTTCCTGAATTTGGGCCCATCATTTCACAAGTATGAACCTACTGGTGGCCTTCCTCATGGTGGAATTCATCCTCATGATGATCAATCTGCTTTTTCTCATGGTATTCATAGGCCAGGCATCCCCTCTCATGGTTCTGGAAGACTACCTTCGTCAGCACCATGGGGACCTCAGGTATGATGTTTCCTTGTTGCTAGTAGTGGCAATTTATTCTTATGAGGTTATTTTGTGATGCTATTATTTTAAACCAGGGAATCCTGGTGAATAACCGCAATGTTTTCCTTATAGGACTCTTTTCTTCCTTGCCATCCATTGCATAGAAGGCGAATGAATTATCTAAATGATTGGTGGCTCCAATggcttttccttttgttttattgGTATTGAATCACAATTGCCTGCACCGGTCTTATGTTACGACTTTATATTTACTGGCTTGTAGGGACTAACTGATGGTGGTGGTCCAATGAGCATTTCGGAGTACCCAGGAGGCTCCCAAAGGAGAACTGGGGCTTATGGAGGGTTTGTGCATCTCATCTTCTAtcaattacttttttttttttttttttttttttttttttttctgttgcatcCTAGTTTACCAAAGTATTTATTTTGACACAACTGTGGGTATCTTTCTTTCTGTCTCTATAGTGGAAGCCAACCATCTTTTATCACAAACACCACTGTGGAAGTAGTTGTACCTCGGTCTcttgtttctttaatttatgGAGCAGATGGGGGCTGTCTAAAACAAATCCGACAGGTTTGCTTCTGGATTTGTTGATCATGCTTTAATTTCATTGGTGTAACCACACTGACCAGGATCATTTCAGATATCTGGGGCAAAAATTACCATCACTGATCCCCGACCTGGAGAAACAGAGACTGTAATTATAATATCTGGAGCACCCGACCAGACTCATGCTGCGCAAagtcttcttcaagcttttgtAATGAGTGGAGTGGATTCTCCTTGAGGCTCCTCAGCATTTGGGTAATGTTCGTGGTTCTTTTATTTCATCCAACAATATGTTCCGGTAGATTCATCATCTTAGAGGCCAGGATTTTTGTACGTTTATAACTTCTTTTTTCTGGGTCAATTACTTGGACACCCTATGtactatggccagattgcttGACACCCCAAAAGTTTGAAAACTTTACTTGAAGCCCCATGAATCCTGATGGTGTTAGTTTGCTGTTAGTGGTTGAATGAAAAGGCTATTTTATCCCTGAGGTAgatagttttatttatttatttatttatttacttttttaatttttaatttttttttaaaaattaaagatagaaagagaatgaaaatccctcttcttcttcttccccaaaaTGAACCATAGGACTTTAGGGTTCTGCAACCAAAAATGACTAACGCTTTGCATACCAGAGATTCCAAATTGCTGGTAAGAAGTGTAGGAATCAATATCTTATCATCCTTCAAAGCAATCAAAAATCCGAGTTTCATAGAAGAATCTGGGTTCTCATCGATTGAAACACAGGAGCCCGTCTTGAAGCAGAGATACGCTTTTCTCATCGGACTTGCGGAAACTTCTCTTTGTTGCTTTCTACAGAACAGTGGTGACACgataaaattaaattttctgTTGTGGcatttattttgatggttttttGGATTGTAATTTCCAtctgatgatgattgatgattcaGTACTTTCCCAGTTTACCTTGTCCCCtcagaaatcataaaaaaactAATTCAAATTGCCCTGCAAGCAACACTATCCATCTGTTCTTGTCGTCACTAGTCATGGAGCTCGCTTGTATTGGCAAGCAACAGAGTTAGACGCAGGGAGGCCTAACTGTGAAGAATCGGTAGGATATGAATCTTTTGTCTTGTGATTTGAAAAAACATCAAAAAACCCTTGGATTAGAAACTTTTATCTTCGCACGAAGGGTCTCCATTCGTAGATGTTGTAGCCTCTTTGGTGTATTTGATTGgttgaagaaataaaagattCCCATTACAATGTCTAATTTTAGGGTTTGCCGATAGACCTctacttttcttttgatttgaaaaaacCTTCTCTCGGATGTTTATGATGGACTTGCTAAGGATGACATCATCCTTGGTGGATGGGTGAATGTGGAAAGTCGGCTTTGCAAGGATGACTGTGGGACGGGGTTGTAGGGGAGGAGGGAGTGGTGTTCCTTTgttggaagaggaagaagaaagagaagggtaGTTTGGACATTTAGGATTTTTCCCACCCTTGACGTCATCACTAAACGGTGACTTACTAACAGACAGCGGCTAGTTGTAATAAATCTAAAATGCAaggggtgtccaagtaattaacctttttttttttttttgggtgcaaagcTCTATAACAATTAACTTGTATAAAAACTAATTGCTTAGAACTTAGAGGAGCAGGTCTAATACATGGTACTCTATCTGTGCTGTTTGAAACTTGACACCTCAGCACAAGACCGAGAAGATTGAAGAATGCAAGAATCTAGTTTTGCAGTTTTGAGACAATACAAAACTGAGTTGCACTTTAAATAGGGACAGACTTCAAACTTTGCAGATCTGCCAGATCTTTCATGTAAATGTATTGCCCCGTTGGTTTCATTGAAGAGTTATTTGAGAGTCAAACTGTACCTTCATTTCCCATGGAACAGGGAAAGCAAAAATGCTTTATGTATATCTGCATGAAGTATTATTTTCTTCCAAGGGAAGTTGCTTTTACACCATGATGAACATTTGGGAGTTTTTATCCGAAACATATATCAAATTCCCATGTCATAGCTTTACATGCTTCTTACATAATATATGCTTTGTACATCGCAAGTAGCTAAGTACCAGATAGTGTACCTCATTGCTGGTTTAAGGGAATAGTTTTCTGCAAAATATTGATGGTTGTGTTTGTCTCTACAATTTAAACAGTTCTCAGTGTTAGTTTTGTTAATTTCTAGTGATTCTCAGACTTTTAAGCTTGAATTGAAAATGTGTGTCTAGAATGATATTTCTTGAGATCTAGTTTTATCTAC
The sequence above is drawn from the Macadamia integrifolia cultivar HAES 741 unplaced genomic scaffold, SCU_Mint_v3 scaffold635, whole genome shotgun sequence genome and encodes:
- the LOC122069534 gene encoding KH domain-containing protein HEN4-like, translating into MSFALTPSKRPHDRSSLELSGKGKWQKSGNFWPRSHQLKISPGSTVFRVLCPAFKIGGVIGKGGTVISQIRQETGAKVRVEEMVLGCDEQVIVIAGSDKETEVSNEQSKEDEDNNFAEDSDEAKEDVEKNESKEASPAEAIQLQSEKEISSVQKALLLVFERIFEGERENDGDDDESKKYSSFVVRLLVLSSQVGCILGKGGSVIKKMAAESGAQIRILPRDKLPLCASPADELVQLTGGLDAVKKALQRVSQQLLENPPRGRDSFPANKPTGPSSHPFGGPLSKSEVYPPSNYRFPAQGPYAVRPLDGVDYPSSLPQSIPKFQDHFIPSRMKPIQEILTFRLLCLNEKVGSIIGKGGTIIQALKLETGCDVKILEGVPDLDDRIIVISGPAIPDERISAAQDAVLRVQARIVRAVPDSKEKTVLARLLVSSSQVGCLLGKGGSIISEMRKFSGAQIRILGKDQVPSCASEDEEVVQITGEFEGVQEALLQITSRLKHHLFRDTFPSINHPSHPAFLDQVPSFSSSMERRELSPSRMFLNLGPSFHKYEPTGGLPHGGIHPHDDQSAFSHGIHRPGIPSHGSGRLPSSAPWGPQGLTDGGGPMSISEYPGGSQRRTGAYGGGSQPSFITNTTVEVVVPRSLVSLIYGADGGCLKQIRQISGAKITITDPRPGETETVIIISGAPDQTHAAQSLLQAFVMSGVDSP